One genomic region from Leptolyngbyaceae cyanobacterium JSC-12 encodes:
- a CDS encoding rrf2 family protein, putative transcriptional regulator (IMG reference gene:2510094967~PFAM: Transcriptional regulator~TIGRFAM: Rrf2 family protein): MKLTTRGHYSVKALLDLALQPGFGPTSVKAIAQRQDLPAPYLEKLLIEMRRAGLVQSVRGAQGGYQLSRPPAQISLGQILEAVGESLDPLPRHTPDDSQAEDWVTFTLWNRLHQKLKEALYSISLEDLYFDARSWQASQGQASSFVV; this comes from the coding sequence ATGAAACTAACAACTCGTGGTCATTACAGCGTCAAAGCACTGCTAGATCTTGCCTTACAACCTGGCTTTGGTCCTACCTCGGTGAAGGCGATCGCGCAGCGTCAGGATCTTCCGGCTCCCTACCTGGAAAAACTGTTAATTGAAATGCGGCGAGCTGGGTTAGTGCAGTCGGTTCGGGGAGCGCAAGGCGGATATCAACTCTCGCGTCCACCTGCTCAAATTTCACTGGGGCAGATCTTAGAGGCGGTTGGTGAAAGTCTTGATCCACTTCCGCGCCATACGCCCGACGATTCTCAGGCAGAAGATTGGGTGACCTTCACGTTATGGAACCGTCTGCACCAAAAACTGAAGGAAGCGCTTTACAGCATTTCCTTGGAGGATTTGTATTTTGATGCACGCAGTTGGCAGGCATCTCAAGGTCAGGCATCCAGTTTTGTAGTTTGA
- a CDS encoding hypothetical protein (IMG reference gene:2510094968) codes for MTTLVPIQIEDGMVIYVEAQENTETAPIIPQQPSAPETGEQTRGGQKGLPSMPSIPRMNPTQSMQMVQNTIRTYAHYCMAAFKNFGAADVDEVTLEFGINLSADAGIPYIASGKAQSNLKITVKCTYPKQAIATNQTTKLDA; via the coding sequence GTGACTACTCTTGTTCCCATTCAGATTGAAGACGGCATGGTGATCTACGTTGAAGCCCAGGAGAACACCGAAACTGCCCCCATCATCCCACAGCAGCCTTCTGCCCCAGAAACAGGTGAACAAACCCGTGGTGGACAAAAAGGACTGCCCTCTATGCCGTCCATTCCGCGCATGAACCCCACTCAGTCAATGCAGATGGTGCAAAATACAATTCGCACCTACGCTCACTATTGCATGGCGGCATTCAAAAACTTTGGTGCGGCAGATGTGGACGAGGTGACGTTAGAGTTTGGAATCAATCTCAGTGCAGATGCGGGCATTCCTTACATTGCCAGTGGCAAAGCCCAAAGCAACCTCAAAATCACCGTGAAGTGTACCTATCCGAAGCAAGCGATCGCAACCAATCAAACTACAAAACTGGATGCCTGA
- a CDS encoding adenosylcobinamide-phosphate synthase (IMG reference gene:2510094969~PFAM: CobD/Cbib protein~TIGRFAM: cobalamin biosynthesis protein CobD) has product MAREWNTVLVLAIAALLDYLVGDPWNWWHPVQGMGWVITHSSKLAWKWLKAPLPLRIAGIGLGVGLIAGSGGLGWVIAAGTNRIHPLVGVAVQSVLLASCFAGRSLREAATDVLCPLQAGDLEQARSRLCLYVGRDVENLPEPEILRAVLETVTENATDGVMAPLFYALLGAFIPGGGSLPLALGYKAASTLDSMVGYRTPLYADLGWFSAKVDDVLTWVPCRLLVLTLSLVSRKPHQVWRMCLRDAPQDPSPNSGWSECVYAAILGVQLGGVNYYKGVAKPKPLLGDPVQAIAPSHIHKALHLTRVCFLIWFIGAVVFKGILIGWS; this is encoded by the coding sequence ATGGCGCGTGAGTGGAATACCGTTTTAGTTTTAGCGATCGCTGCTCTATTGGATTACCTCGTGGGTGATCCATGGAACTGGTGGCATCCGGTGCAGGGGATGGGTTGGGTAATCACTCACTCCAGTAAACTAGCATGGAAATGGTTGAAAGCTCCGCTTCCCTTACGCATTGCTGGAATTGGCTTGGGTGTTGGGTTGATTGCGGGAAGTGGAGGATTGGGTTGGGTGATCGCGGCTGGGACAAACCGGATTCATCCCCTGGTAGGAGTTGCTGTCCAGAGTGTGTTGCTTGCCAGTTGCTTTGCGGGTCGAAGTTTGCGAGAGGCGGCAACGGATGTTCTATGTCCATTGCAAGCAGGTGACTTAGAGCAGGCGCGATCGCGATTGTGCTTGTATGTAGGGCGCGATGTAGAGAATTTGCCAGAGCCAGAAATTTTGCGGGCAGTTCTGGAAACAGTCACCGAAAATGCCACGGATGGTGTAATGGCTCCATTGTTTTACGCGCTGCTGGGTGCCTTTATTCCAGGCGGGGGGAGTTTGCCGCTAGCATTGGGCTACAAGGCTGCCAGCACTCTAGATTCGATGGTGGGGTATCGCACGCCACTCTACGCCGATCTGGGTTGGTTTAGCGCCAAAGTGGATGATGTTTTGACCTGGGTGCCCTGTCGTCTGCTGGTGCTGACATTATCGCTCGTGTCTAGAAAGCCTCACCAAGTTTGGCGAATGTGCCTGCGGGATGCACCTCAAGATCCCAGCCCAAATTCTGGCTGGAGCGAGTGCGTGTATGCTGCGATTTTGGGCGTGCAGCTAGGGGGCGTAAATTACTACAAAGGTGTGGCGAAACCCAAACCTCTCTTGGGAGATCCGGTTCAGGCGATCGCACCTTCTCACATTCACAAAGCCCTGCATCTCACACGAGTATGTTTTTTAATCTGGTTCATTGGGGCGGTCGTGTTCAAAGGTATCCTTATCGGCTGGTCTTGA
- a CDS encoding ABC-type antimicrobial peptide transport system, permease component (IMG reference gene:2510094970~PFAM: Predicted permease), with amino-acid sequence MLKSKQVHPTKVSLLEIVTMALEALWSNRLRTSLTMLGVVIGIASVIMVTSVGQGVQKATEQQIQSLGTNVMLVLTGIARSGGVSQGAGSASTLTWEDAQAVAQQAPAAEGVTAYLQRFGQVVFSDRNTSTSILGTDLNYPTVKEIFPKEGQFFNQDSLNNAESVVVLGSAVRNELFAPDEAVIGANVRIQNGRYTVIGVMEPKGSVGGQDQDDRVYIPLTNMSSRIVGNNSLSGTAISGFWVKAKDQIQLEAAQFQVTNLLRIRHNIYPPEPDDFRISNQVDIINTFSNVVGLFTVLVGAIAGISLVVGGIGIANIMLVSVVERTREIGIRKAIGATNSAILSQFLTEAIIVSLVGGAVGVAIGIGLAFAAAVIFRFPLIISLWSVIAGLALAFIVGLLAGVIPARNAARLDPIAALRTD; translated from the coding sequence ATGCTCAAGTCAAAGCAGGTACACCCCACCAAAGTCTCCTTGCTAGAAATTGTCACAATGGCATTGGAAGCCTTGTGGAGTAACCGTTTGCGAACATCCTTAACGATGTTAGGGGTGGTTATTGGCATTGCTTCCGTGATTATGGTGACTTCTGTAGGGCAGGGGGTGCAAAAAGCCACGGAACAGCAGATCCAGTCCTTGGGAACGAATGTGATGCTGGTGCTAACGGGGATTGCCCGCTCTGGTGGAGTCAGTCAGGGGGCGGGGTCAGCTTCTACCCTGACATGGGAAGATGCCCAGGCAGTAGCCCAACAAGCCCCTGCAGCGGAAGGTGTTACCGCCTATTTGCAACGGTTCGGGCAGGTGGTATTCAGCGATCGCAATACCTCTACATCGATTCTAGGGACGGACTTAAATTATCCAACTGTCAAGGAGATTTTTCCGAAAGAGGGACAGTTCTTCAACCAGGATTCGCTTAATAACGCTGAATCTGTTGTGGTACTGGGTAGTGCTGTGCGCAATGAGTTATTTGCGCCAGACGAAGCAGTGATCGGAGCCAATGTTCGGATTCAAAATGGGCGCTATACCGTGATCGGCGTGATGGAGCCAAAAGGCTCAGTAGGTGGACAAGATCAGGACGATCGCGTGTATATCCCGCTCACAAATATGTCGTCGCGTATCGTAGGCAACAACTCGCTCTCTGGCACTGCAATCAGCGGCTTTTGGGTGAAGGCGAAGGATCAGATTCAGCTAGAAGCGGCACAATTTCAGGTCACCAACTTACTTCGCATCCGCCATAATATTTATCCCCCCGAACCGGATGATTTTCGTATCAGCAACCAGGTGGATATCATTAACACGTTTAGTAACGTAGTGGGCTTGTTTACCGTACTGGTGGGGGCGATCGCGGGGATTTCCCTTGTAGTGGGTGGCATCGGTATTGCCAACATCATGCTGGTGTCAGTGGTTGAGCGTACCCGTGAGATTGGTATTCGCAAAGCGATCGGGGCAACCAATAGCGCCATTCTCAGCCAGTTTTTGACGGAAGCAATCATCGTGTCGCTGGTGGGAGGAGCGGTTGGAGTCGCTATCGGCATTGGGTTGGCGTTTGCAGCAGCAGTCATCTTTCGATTTCCCTTGATTATTTCCCTGTGGTCAGTGATTGCCGGACTTGCCCTCGCCTTCATCGTAGGACTGCTAGCTGGGGTAATTCCTGCCCGCAACGCCGCCCGCCTTGACCCAATCGCTGCTCTTAGAACCGATTAA
- a CDS encoding RND family efflux transporter, MFP subunit (IMG reference gene:2510094971~TIGRFAM: RND family efflux transporter, MFP subunit): MKDLRKLKVPRWVLPILVLGLVGLGGYIAYSQMQVAQRQERQRRVQTVTVERENLPVIITANGVIQPERSVNVSPKSSGVLKDLLVKEGDRVEQEQILAYMDASNLQGQLTQAKGQLASAQASLQKALAGNRTQDVAQAEARVRDAEAALRQAEQNYQQNQQLYTTGAISQREYNTSLADRDRAIAQLNLAKQALSLQQAGSRPEDVAQARAEVTWAEGQLQTIQAQINDTVIRAPFSGVVTRKFADPGSFVTPTTSGSSVSSATSSSILALAANNQVVAKVAETSIPKIKLGQRVTITADAYPDQTFTGRVTQIATQSTVEQNVTNFEVKMAIADPKNQLKAGMNVNVEFNVGTLTNALVIPTVAIVRREEGTGVLLANQGEGKSRFQAIKTGATVNDKTVVTEGLESGQKVLLSFPVGERPPSRTPSIFPGMGGGQRGGGQRSSGDRPSGR, from the coding sequence GTGAAAGACCTGCGGAAACTGAAAGTGCCGAGATGGGTATTGCCTATTTTGGTATTGGGTTTGGTGGGATTAGGAGGATACATTGCCTACAGTCAGATGCAGGTGGCTCAACGCCAGGAACGGCAACGGCGGGTGCAAACAGTCACCGTAGAACGGGAAAATTTACCCGTCATCATTACTGCTAACGGCGTGATCCAGCCAGAACGCTCAGTCAACGTCAGCCCTAAAAGCTCTGGTGTGTTGAAAGATTTGCTGGTCAAAGAGGGCGATCGCGTGGAGCAGGAGCAAATCCTTGCATATATGGACGCTTCCAACCTGCAAGGGCAACTTACTCAAGCAAAAGGGCAACTGGCTTCAGCCCAAGCCAGTTTGCAAAAGGCGTTGGCAGGTAACCGAACTCAGGATGTGGCTCAAGCAGAAGCCCGCGTTCGAGATGCAGAAGCTGCTCTGCGACAGGCTGAACAAAATTATCAGCAAAATCAGCAACTATACACCACTGGGGCAATTTCTCAGCGGGAATACAATACGTCCCTGGCAGACCGCGATCGCGCGATCGCCCAACTGAATCTGGCAAAACAAGCGCTCTCACTGCAACAAGCGGGGTCTCGCCCAGAAGATGTGGCCCAGGCAAGAGCCGAAGTTACCTGGGCAGAGGGACAGTTGCAAACAATTCAAGCTCAAATCAATGACACTGTGATTCGGGCACCCTTCAGCGGCGTGGTAACTCGCAAATTTGCCGATCCGGGTTCTTTTGTTACACCCACTACATCCGGGAGTTCAGTCTCCTCTGCCACATCTTCTTCAATTCTGGCGCTGGCTGCCAACAATCAAGTGGTTGCTAAAGTGGCAGAAACTAGTATTCCCAAAATTAAGCTGGGGCAACGTGTCACCATTACTGCCGATGCCTACCCCGATCAAACCTTCACTGGACGAGTAACCCAAATTGCCACCCAATCCACTGTCGAACAAAACGTCACCAACTTTGAAGTAAAGATGGCGATTGCAGACCCCAAAAACCAGCTCAAAGCTGGGATGAATGTGAATGTGGAATTCAATGTGGGCACGTTGACCAATGCTCTGGTAATTCCTACAGTGGCGATTGTGCGACGAGAAGAAGGAACAGGGGTATTGCTAGCAAATCAAGGGGAAGGGAAATCGCGTTTTCAAGCCATCAAAACAGGCGCAACGGTGAATGACAAGACTGTTGTGACTGAGGGATTAGAAAGTGGACAGAAAGTGTTACTCAGTTTTCCGGTAGGTGAGCGTCCGCCGTCTAGAACACCCTCAATCTTTCCTGGTATGGGAGGTGGACAACGAGGGGGTGGACAGCGCAGCAGTGGCGATCGCCCCAGTGGTCGTTGA
- a CDS encoding hypothetical protein (IMG reference gene:2510094972), with amino-acid sequence MQTHLSPSEPMERFQDLQQQLRDLWQGVETFDPDDADIVVVPSLSLDQRELQKIEGFHHYEERLLFSLIRLRHPRTRMIYITSQPLHPSVIDYYLQLLPGIPFSHARDRLLLLSTYDSSLSPLSQKILDRPRLIERIRQAVRRDRCFMICYNSTPAERNLAIKTGIPLFALDPDLLKWGTKGGSRQIFAEAEIPHPDGSDSVWSVNELATAAAELWERQPNLKRMVVKLNEGFSGEGNALLDLRPIHEVAPGHASHAARIGALKEQFACMRFEAKGETWERFSSRVPELGAIVEAFLEGEKRSPSVQGRITPLGDVEIISTHDQILGGPSGQIYLGCRFPANEAYRLRLQDLGTKIGRNLAEKGAIERFGVDFVAIHQPNQPGKPEWDIQAIEINLRKGGTTHPFMTLKFLTNGRYDSSSGLFYSQQGRAKYYMATDNLQKEQYRGLLPNDLMDIIAQHQLHFDTGTETGTVFHLMGCLSEFGKLGLTSIGNSPQQAEEIYNRLIRALDEETRPLQHLQSSASPSVTPGSSMHWSGRY; translated from the coding sequence ATGCAAACTCATCTCTCCCCGTCTGAGCCGATGGAGCGCTTTCAGGACTTGCAGCAACAGTTACGGGATCTGTGGCAGGGGGTTGAAACATTCGATCCTGATGATGCCGATATTGTGGTGGTGCCGTCGTTAAGTCTGGATCAGCGAGAGCTTCAGAAAATTGAAGGATTCCACCATTACGAAGAACGGCTGCTGTTTTCCCTGATTCGGTTGCGCCATCCTCGTACCCGCATGATTTACATTACGTCGCAGCCGTTGCATCCCAGTGTGATTGACTATTATCTGCAACTGCTGCCAGGGATTCCCTTTTCCCACGCCCGCGATCGCCTTCTGCTCTTGTCTACCTATGACTCTTCACTGAGTCCTCTAAGCCAAAAGATTCTGGATCGTCCCCGCTTGATTGAACGCATTCGGCAGGCAGTGCGGCGCGATCGCTGCTTCATGATTTGCTATAACTCCACGCCCGCTGAGCGAAACCTGGCAATCAAAACTGGAATTCCCTTGTTTGCGCTAGATCCTGATCTCTTGAAATGGGGCACAAAAGGGGGCAGTCGGCAAATTTTTGCTGAAGCAGAGATTCCTCATCCCGATGGCAGCGATTCCGTTTGGTCGGTGAATGAACTGGCAACAGCAGCAGCAGAATTATGGGAGCGGCAACCGAACTTAAAACGCATGGTTGTGAAACTGAATGAAGGGTTTTCGGGCGAGGGGAATGCTTTACTGGATTTGCGTCCCATCCATGAAGTAGCTCCGGGTCACGCTTCTCACGCTGCCCGGATAGGTGCCTTGAAGGAACAGTTTGCCTGTATGCGGTTTGAGGCAAAGGGGGAAACCTGGGAGCGATTTAGCAGTCGTGTGCCGGAACTGGGTGCCATTGTAGAGGCGTTTTTGGAAGGGGAAAAGCGATCGCCCAGTGTGCAGGGACGAATTACACCGTTGGGAGACGTGGAAATTATTTCGACGCATGACCAAATTTTGGGTGGTCCCAGTGGACAAATTTATCTGGGATGCCGCTTTCCTGCCAACGAAGCCTATCGCCTGCGACTGCAAGATTTAGGAACGAAAATTGGGCGAAACCTGGCGGAGAAAGGGGCGATCGAACGGTTTGGTGTGGATTTTGTCGCTATTCATCAGCCCAATCAGCCTGGAAAACCAGAATGGGATATTCAGGCGATTGAAATTAACCTGCGAAAAGGCGGCACAACTCATCCATTTATGACACTCAAATTTCTCACGAACGGACGCTACGACTCCAGCAGTGGCTTGTTTTACAGTCAGCAGGGACGTGCCAAATACTACATGGCAACCGACAACCTGCAAAAAGAGCAATATCGGGGTTTGTTGCCTAATGATTTGATGGATATCATTGCCCAACACCAACTTCACTTTGACACGGGTACGGAAACAGGCACCGTTTTTCATCTCATGGGCTGTCTTTCTGAATTTGGCAAGTTGGGATTAACCAGTATTGGCAACTCGCCCCAGCAAGCTGAAGAGATTTACAACAGACTGATTCGAGCACTGGATGAAGAAACGCGCCCCCTGCAACATCTGCAAAGCAGCGCATCCCCCTCTGTGACTCCTGGTTCCTCCATGCACTGGAGTGGCAGGTATTAA
- a CDS encoding arginyl-tRNA synthetase (IMG reference gene:2510094974~PFAM: DALR anticodon binding domain; Arginyl tRNA synthetase N terminal domain; tRNA synthetases class I (R)~TIGRFAM: arginyl-tRNA synthetase) — MKSTIAHLHTALQSALVATFGNDFANTDPMLVPTSNPKFGDYQANVAMSLAKPLGKAPRAIAEQLVQHLDVSELCEPPEIAGPGFINLKLKPTYLAAQLVAMQADARLGIAPVKQPQRVIVDFSSPNIAKEMHVGHLRSTIIGDCIARILEFQGHDVLRLNHVGDWGTQFGMLITYLKEVAPEALTTANAVDLGDLVAFYKKAKQRFDEDEAFRETARLEVVKLQAGDPDSRRAWELLCDQSRQEFQVIYDLLDIRLIERGESFYNPLLPSIVEDLDKAGLLVEDDGAKCVFLEGFTNKDGNPLPLIVQKSDGGYNYATTDLAALRYRIQQDHSDRIIYITDAGQANHFAQVFQVARRAGWLPDTVEVVHVPFGLVQGEDGKKLKTRSGETIRLRDLLDEAVDRARTDLETRIQFEGRQETAEFINHVAQVVGISAVKYADLSQNRTSNYIFSFDKMLALNGNTAPYMLYAYVRVQGISRKGQIDFEALSADAKILLQEDTEFTLAKHLLQLDEIVEEVGQDLFPNKLCQYLFELSQKFNQFYDRCPVLQAEEPLRTSRLALCDLTARTLKLGLFLLGIPTLERM; from the coding sequence ATGAAATCGACGATCGCCCATCTGCACACTGCCCTCCAATCTGCCTTAGTCGCTACTTTTGGAAATGACTTTGCTAACACAGATCCAATGCTGGTGCCCACCAGCAATCCCAAATTCGGCGATTATCAAGCCAATGTGGCAATGTCTCTAGCAAAGCCGTTGGGTAAAGCACCCCGTGCGATCGCAGAACAACTGGTGCAACATTTGGATGTAAGTGAACTTTGCGAACCGCCGGAAATTGCTGGACCCGGATTTATCAACCTGAAGCTAAAACCAACCTATCTGGCAGCCCAATTGGTAGCAATGCAGGCAGATGCGCGGTTGGGCATAGCACCTGTAAAACAGCCCCAGCGGGTGATTGTGGATTTTTCCAGCCCCAACATCGCCAAAGAAATGCACGTTGGGCATCTGCGATCGACCATTATTGGCGACTGTATTGCCCGCATTCTAGAGTTTCAAGGTCATGACGTTCTCCGTCTAAACCATGTCGGTGATTGGGGAACACAGTTTGGCATGTTGATTACCTACTTGAAAGAGGTTGCTCCAGAAGCCCTGACCACAGCAAATGCTGTTGACTTGGGTGATTTGGTTGCCTTTTACAAGAAAGCCAAGCAGCGCTTTGATGAAGATGAAGCCTTCCGGGAGACAGCACGGCTGGAAGTGGTGAAGTTGCAAGCGGGCGATCCAGATAGCCGTCGCGCTTGGGAATTACTGTGTGACCAATCACGGCAAGAATTTCAGGTGATTTATGATTTGCTTGATATTCGTCTGATAGAGCGGGGCGAATCGTTCTACAATCCCCTGCTACCCAGCATTGTCGAAGATTTGGACAAAGCAGGTTTACTGGTGGAAGATGACGGGGCTAAGTGCGTGTTCCTGGAAGGCTTCACCAATAAGGATGGCAATCCCCTACCGCTGATTGTGCAAAAGTCTGATGGTGGCTATAACTACGCCACTACAGACCTGGCAGCACTACGTTACCGAATTCAGCAAGACCACAGCGATCGCATCATTTACATTACCGATGCCGGACAAGCAAACCACTTTGCCCAGGTGTTTCAGGTAGCAAGACGGGCGGGATGGCTTCCCGATACAGTGGAAGTCGTGCATGTACCGTTTGGCTTGGTGCAGGGGGAGGATGGCAAGAAACTAAAGACGCGATCAGGAGAAACGATACGTCTCCGGGACTTGCTGGATGAAGCAGTTGATCGTGCTCGTACTGACCTGGAAACTCGAATCCAATTCGAAGGTCGTCAGGAAACAGCGGAATTTATCAACCATGTGGCGCAGGTAGTCGGAATTAGCGCGGTGAAGTACGCTGATTTGAGTCAGAACCGTACCAGTAACTACATCTTCAGCTTTGATAAAATGCTGGCGCTGAATGGTAATACAGCTCCCTACATGCTTTATGCCTACGTACGGGTGCAGGGCATCAGTCGCAAGGGGCAAATTGATTTTGAAGCACTTAGTGCTGATGCCAAAATCTTGCTACAAGAAGATACTGAATTCACCCTTGCGAAACATCTTTTGCAACTGGATGAAATTGTAGAAGAAGTTGGTCAAGACTTATTTCCGAATAAACTCTGTCAATATTTGTTTGAACTTAGCCAAAAGTTCAACCAGTTCTACGATCGCTGCCCCGTCTTGCAGGCCGAAGAACCTTTACGAACTTCTCGCCTCGCCCTCTGTGACCTTACTGCCCGCACCCTCAAGCTCGGACTTTTCCTACTGGGTATCCCAACCCTCGAACGAATGTAG
- a CDS encoding glycosyl transferase (IMG reference gene:2510094975~PFAM: Glycosyl transferase family 2), with protein MSPKYSFIIPIYNEEETIPELYRRVVAVMDGLDGAVELILVNDGSRDRSLMLMRELRERDARICYLSLARNFGHQIAVTAGLNFARGQAVVVLDADLQDPPELIPKLVEQWQHGFDVVYAQRVQRRQEGWFKRFTAFVFYRILKHLADVEMPTDTGDFCLMDRQVVDVLNAMPERNRYIRGLRSWIGFRQTAVPFERDPRFAGEVKYTFRKSFGLAVNGLVAFSTVPLRLSTYLGMFSACAALVMAFLVIYWRLFYPTSPLTGYAIIAAAIFFLGAVQLFSIGILGEYIGRIYDEVKNRPLYTLSEAAGFTEFQSQSKFCRTPPELQRRSLER; from the coding sequence ATGTCTCCCAAATACTCTTTCATCATCCCGATTTACAACGAAGAGGAGACCATTCCAGAACTGTATCGCCGTGTGGTGGCGGTGATGGATGGGCTGGATGGAGCAGTGGAGTTGATTTTGGTGAATGATGGCAGCCGCGATCGCTCCTTGATGCTAATGCGAGAATTGCGGGAACGGGATGCACGGATTTGTTACCTGAGCCTTGCTCGCAACTTTGGGCATCAGATAGCGGTCACGGCTGGGCTAAATTTTGCTCGTGGACAGGCAGTAGTGGTGCTGGATGCTGATTTGCAAGACCCACCCGAACTGATTCCAAAGCTGGTGGAGCAATGGCAGCATGGGTTTGATGTCGTCTATGCTCAACGGGTTCAACGCCGCCAGGAAGGTTGGTTTAAGCGATTCACTGCCTTTGTGTTCTATCGGATATTGAAGCATCTGGCAGATGTGGAAATGCCGACTGATACGGGAGATTTTTGTTTGATGGATCGGCAGGTGGTGGATGTGTTGAATGCCATGCCGGAACGGAATCGCTACATTCGTGGGTTGCGATCGTGGATTGGGTTTCGGCAAACCGCAGTGCCGTTTGAGCGTGATCCTCGCTTTGCAGGCGAAGTGAAATACACGTTTCGTAAATCGTTTGGCTTGGCAGTAAATGGACTGGTGGCATTCTCCACAGTGCCACTCAGGCTTTCCACCTATTTGGGAATGTTTTCTGCCTGCGCGGCGTTAGTCATGGCATTTTTGGTAATTTACTGGCGATTGTTCTATCCAACTTCCCCTTTAACGGGATACGCCATTATCGCCGCTGCCATCTTCTTTCTGGGTGCCGTGCAACTGTTCAGCATTGGGATTTTGGGCGAATATATTGGGCGGATTTATGATGAGGTGAAAAATCGCCCCCTTTACACTTTGTCGGAAGCTGCTGGATTTACTGAGTTTCAATCCCAGTCAAAATTTTGTCGAACGCCCCCTGAACTGCAACGGCGATCGCTGGAGCGATGA
- a CDS encoding putative low-complexity protein (IMG reference gene:2510094976~PFAM: Pentapeptide repeats (8 copies)) encodes MTTDPKFSKSDNTSSNGFPNGLTSGERESLRTALSAEEIAAISQRNLTQLAEARSPSSNSRLSAVGTTLPGNQPPRVLILLLAISIMFLGGALNSFWVSIAGSIVGLIIAIQILWAPLRHLLVEFIPEQERAILFGSVFGAIALLGFLQITGVFRQIGTSLANLGWDAIGALGEVLGAIGQILIAILAVYIAWRQYIISRDLTIQQNTITQQQTIDAYFQGISDLVLDEEGLLEDWPQERAIAEGRTAAIFSSVDASGKAKIIRFLSRARLLSPLKRDLRLGRAILDGTGGYEEDRVRGVRVIDLGIMLAGADLSGTDLRWTDLSEANLIRADLSRTDLVKANLSRTILCDAKLRYADLNNTRFFYGKAEDASPRSRIEPPDYRTGKHTGAVIEGADFTGAEQMNDEQRYYCCAWGGAKTRSTIPGGCEGIPNKLGR; translated from the coding sequence ATGACCACCGATCCTAAATTCTCAAAATCTGATAATACTTCCAGCAATGGGTTCCCGAACGGACTCACTTCTGGCGAGAGAGAATCATTGCGAACGGCTCTATCGGCAGAAGAAATTGCAGCGATTTCGCAGAGGAATCTAACCCAATTGGCTGAAGCTCGCTCGCCCTCTTCCAATTCTAGACTGTCGGCTGTGGGCACTACGCTTCCAGGAAATCAGCCACCGCGGGTGCTAATTCTGCTGCTGGCGATCTCGATCATGTTTTTGGGAGGAGCACTAAACAGCTTTTGGGTTAGTATTGCTGGCTCTATCGTTGGACTAATTATTGCTATTCAGATATTGTGGGCACCGCTACGCCACTTACTGGTTGAATTCATTCCCGAACAGGAACGCGCCATTTTATTTGGCAGCGTATTTGGCGCGATCGCGCTATTGGGCTTTTTGCAAATTACCGGGGTTTTCCGCCAAATCGGTACATCACTGGCAAATCTAGGGTGGGATGCAATTGGTGCTCTGGGGGAAGTCTTAGGCGCGATCGGGCAAATTTTAATTGCGATCTTGGCGGTTTACATCGCATGGCGGCAGTACATCATTTCCCGCGATTTGACGATTCAGCAAAACACAATCACGCAGCAGCAAACCATTGATGCCTATTTCCAGGGCATATCGGATTTAGTGCTGGATGAGGAAGGGTTGCTGGAAGATTGGCCCCAAGAACGAGCGATCGCCGAAGGCCGCACCGCCGCCATCTTCAGCAGCGTCGATGCTTCTGGCAAAGCCAAGATTATCCGCTTCCTCAGCCGCGCCCGATTGCTCTCTCCCTTAAAACGTGATCTGCGCCTAGGACGAGCCATCTTAGACGGTACTGGTGGCTATGAAGAAGACCGAGTGCGGGGTGTGCGCGTGATTGACCTGGGCATCATGCTGGCAGGAGCCGATTTGTCTGGGACTGATCTGCGCTGGACTGATTTAAGCGAAGCTAACCTGATTCGCGCTGATCTCAGCCGCACTGATCTAGTTAAAGCCAACCTGTCCCGCACTATCCTATGTGATGCCAAACTGCGTTACGCCGATCTCAATAACACTCGCTTCTTCTATGGCAAAGCGGAAGATGCCAGTCCTCGCAGCCGCATCGAACCACCCGACTACCGCACCGGCAAACACACAGGAGCCGTAATTGAAGGTGCTGACTTCACTGGAGCCGAGCAAATGAATGACGAACAGCGCTATTACTGCTGTGCCTGGGGAGGAGCCAAAACGCGCAGTACCATTCCCGGTGGATGTGAGGGGATTCCCAATAAGTTGGGGAGGTAA